GGCTCACCCCCTTCAAAGATGAGCAGGCGCACGCCGGCCCTCTCGAAGGCGTCCAGGACCTCGACCGCCTTCTCGAAGGGGATATCATCCGCCGGCCGACGCCAGAAAGGACATGCCCGGCAGCGCAGGTTACAGCGGTGAGTGACCTTGAAACCGGCCAGGAGCGGCCGGCGGTGATGGGTCAGCCGGCTGACCAGATTGTGCCAGAGGAAGTAGCGGTAGTGGGCGCCAGGCAGGGCCATGGGATTCTCGGAAGGGCCTCCTATGCCGCCGGCTGATAGAGTGGGCTCATGGCCCGCAGTCGCGAGACGATCTCGGGCAGGACATCGAGGACGTAGTCAATTTCCTCCTCGGTGTTGCCCTTGCCCAGCGTCATGCGCAGACTGCCGTGGGCGATTTCCGGTGGGAAGCCCATCGCCGTCAGCACATGGGATGGGGAAAGGGACATGCTGGTGCAGGCCGAGCCGCTGGAGGCGAAGATGCCCTTCATGTCCAGGTTCAACAACATGGCCTCGCCTTCCACGTACTTGACCACGAAGCTGGCACTGTTGGGCAGGCGCTGGGTGGGGTGGCCGGTCAGCTCCACGTCAGGGATGCGCTCCAGCACGCCGGCGATGAGGCGGTCGCGCAAAGCCTGGACCCGGCGGTTGGTCTGCTCCAGCTCGGCATAGGCCAGCTCCAGCGCGGTAGCCATACCTACGGCAAAGGCCACGTTCTCTGTACCGGCGCGTCGGTTGCGCTCCTGCGAGCCGCCGGTCTGCATCGGCCAGAGGGGCGTCCCCTTGCGCACATACAGCAGTCCCACACCCTTCGGACCGTAGAACTTATGGGCGGAGAGGGAGAGCAGGTCCACGTTCAGGGCGTTCACATCCAGCGGCAGGGCGCCGCCGGCCTGCACCGCGTCCGTATGGAACGGGATACCGCGCTCCCGCGCCAGCCGGCCGATTTCCGCGATGGGCTGGATGGTGCCGACCTCGTTGTTGGCGTACATGATGGTGATGAGCACTGTATCGGGGCGAATGGCGCGTGCCACCTCGTCGGGGTCCACCATACCGTAGTGGTCCACCGGCAGGAAGGTCGCCTCAAAGCCAAACTTCTTGACCAACTGCTCGACAGTATGGCCCACGGCGTGATGTTCCACGGAGCTGGTGATGATGTGACTGCCTTTGCCGCGGGCGCGCTGGGCGAAGGCGACGCCGCGAATGGCCAGGTTATCGCTCTCCGTGCCGCAACTGGTGAAGATGATTTCGGAGGGGTCGGCCTGCAGGATGCCGGCGATGCGCTCCCGTGCACCGTTCAGCGCCTTGGCCGCATCCCGCCCCAGCCGGTAAATGCTGGAAGGATTGCCGTACCGCTCCGTCCAGAAGGGGAGCATCGCTTCCACCACCCGCCGATCCACCGGGGTGGTGGCGGCATGATCGAGGTACACGCCCCTGTCCAGGTCAATGGCCATAACTGCCTCCAGGTTCGGTTTCGGTGCATTTTTGGCCGATGAGGTCCGCCAGGGTGAGGGAATCGAGCAGTTCGACCAGGTGCTGGTACACGTTGAGCCACACGCCGCGGGTGACGCAGATGCCCTCGCGGTCACAGCCGGCGGAGTCCAGGCCATCCCCTTCGGCC
Above is a genomic segment from Anaerolineae bacterium containing:
- the nifS gene encoding cysteine desulfurase NifS; this translates as MAIDLDRGVYLDHAATTPVDRRVVEAMLPFWTERYGNPSSIYRLGRDAAKALNGARERIAGILQADPSEIIFTSCGTESDNLAIRGVAFAQRARGKGSHIITSSVEHHAVGHTVEQLVKKFGFEATFLPVDHYGMVDPDEVARAIRPDTVLITIMYANNEVGTIQPIAEIGRLARERGIPFHTDAVQAGGALPLDVNALNVDLLSLSAHKFYGPKGVGLLYVRKGTPLWPMQTGGSQERNRRAGTENVAFAVGMATALELAYAELEQTNRRVQALRDRLIAGVLERIPDVELTGHPTQRLPNSASFVVKYVEGEAMLLNLDMKGIFASSGSACTSMSLSPSHVLTAMGFPPEIAHGSLRMTLGKGNTEEEIDYVLDVLPEIVSRLRAMSPLYQPAA